A region from the Pempheris klunzingeri isolate RE-2024b chromosome 17, fPemKlu1.hap1, whole genome shotgun sequence genome encodes:
- the mrtfbb gene encoding myocardin-related transcription factor B produces the protein MGLQTWPPSKPPLSSMACLDVETPSICRGKFKSVLQLCLQQRRTREQLVEQGIMPPLKTPAAFHEQIRNLERARTGNFLKHKLCSRPERSELVRMHILQETQAEPSLQATQMKLKRARLADDLNEKIAQRPGPMELVEKNILPVDSAVEEVTNGAKKTYSKSPDIYSFDEDSSEALSPQQPASHQSPSSTAASPRESGGSEAASTSPQLNSPIQHSPPPSSQSTSDFINLVSTSEQQSKLQAPQPTATVVPSITPGPLLVKQSLPKLPADKSRSKKSKELKPRVKKLKYHQYIPPDQKQELNEAPMDSTYARLLQQQQQFLQLQILRQQQQYSYQAVPPATLKPTTEVQTSCSSVALSGNAVSTPVQPRHAQTNRKPDHLPVNLDEMKVAELKMELKLRSLPVSGTKTDLIERLKLFQENSNIQTAAAIETTAVTSAAQSENIKLTPPVSPIVSKVCNLGIDDSSTADSTIRLPQDELPTETRSYEKDSEKDKRLHEKERQIEELMRKLEQEQRLVEELKMQLEVEKRSQQGDSPPQLSPVAPIQVKEENRTPSHCSASCSSPGLPVMVKQEEVTDQSHVASQNQFIISHQTIKQPETLQHVQAGAQILLPASIPASAVTIQLPPNSIKLHTTVSSAATGLIQTSGQVPQKIEASAALQQQCSTQTQPLTKTWRIDCTAQSILNTFPASGCPVGASSSQAGPKGPTTKSPCSNQPALILRQPKFTDHVSKCKDPPRYEDAVKQTRRMLTAAQGPTAASQQMDDLFDVLIESGEISPFIRQDPPSLDKPLPVTASVTTLPINTVLSRPPPVVQVAQLPAAPLNPSTSLAALNSDSQLETLLDGTLAAHTEPPTLKLMEELHSPIVSMELDFNENTQPSALNLHSTNMDNMDWLDLTLSVPAESVNPLDMSTPVGVFSTDFLDSHELHLNWD, from the exons ATGGGACTCCAGACCTGGCCGCCAAGTAAACCACCACTGTCCTCTATGGCCTGCCTTGATGTGGAGACCCCTTCCATCTGCAGGGGTAAATTCAAATCAG tcctccagctctgtctgcagcagaggagaactCGAGAGCAGCTTGTGGAGCAGGGCATCATGCCGC CTCTGAAAACACCCGCTGCCTTTCATGAGCAGATTCGCAACCTGGAAAGAGCCAGG ACTGGGAACTTCTTGAAGCACAAACTCTGCAGCAGACCTGAGCGCTCTGAGCTGGTCCGTATGCACATCCTACAAG agACGCAGGCTGAACCATCGCTGCAGGCCACACAGATGAAGCTGAAGAGGGCCAGACTGGCTGATGATCTCAATGAGAAGATCGCCCAGCGGCCTGGACCcatggagctggtggagaagaACATCCTGCCTGTCGACTCTGCTGTCGAAGAGGTCACCAATG GCGCTAAGAAAACCTACTCGAAGTCACCAGATATTTACAGCTTTGATGAGGACAGCAGTGAAGCCTTATCACCACAACAGCCTGCCAGCCACCAATCTCCCAGCTCCACCGCTGCCTCTCCAAGGGAGTCTGGAGGGTCTGAGGCCGCCTCTACTTCTCCTCAGTTAAACTCTCCCATACAG CACTCCCCACCACCCAGCTCACAGTCCACATCAGATTTCATCAACCTTGTTTCCACCAGTGAGCAACAAAGCAAACTACAAGCGCCTCAACCCACCGCCACAGTTGTCCCCAGTATCACACCAGGACCGTTGCTTGTGAAG CAAAGCCTGCCAAAGCTACCCGCCGATAAAAGCCGCAgcaaaaagagcaaagagctCAAACCACGGGTGAAAAAGTTAAAATACCATCAGTACATCCCCCCAGACCAGAAGCAGGAGCTCAATGAAGCGCCGATGGACTCAACTTATGCCcgcctcctgcagcagcagcagcagttcctGCAGCTCCAGATCTTACGGCAGCAACAGCAGTACAGCTACCAGGCCGTCCCGCCTGCCACACTCAA ACCAACAACTGAGGTACAAACCAGCTGTTCCAGTGTTGCTCTGAGTGGAAACGCTGTATCTACCCCTGTGCAGCCCCGGCACGCTCAGACGAACCGCAAACCGGATCATTTACCCGTTAATCTGGATGAGATGAAG GTTGCTGAGCTGAAAATGGAACTAAAACTAAGATCTTTGCCTGTTTCTGGGACGAAGACAGATCTAATAGAGAGGCTGAAGTTATTTCAGGAGAACTCTAACATCCAGACTGCTGCTGCCATTGAGACTACAGCTGTCACATCAGCGGCACAGTCTGAAAACATAAAGTTAACTCCGCCTGTGTCACCTATAGTCTCAAAGGTGTGCAATCTTGGCATAGACGACAGTAGTACAGCAGACAGCACCATCAGGCTTCCACAGGATGAGCTTCCCACAGAGACAAGGTCCTATGAGAAGGACTCTGAGAAGGACAAACGTCTCCACGAGAAGGAGCGTCAGATTGAGGAGCTGATGAGGAAActggagcaggagcagaggctggtggaggagctgaaaatGCAGCTGGAGGTTGAGAAGAGGAGTCAGCAAGGAGATTCTCCACCTCAACTGAGCCCTGTTGCTCCCATCCAGGtcaaagaggaaaacaggacCCCTTCACACTGCTCAGCGTCCTGTAGTTCTCCTGGTCTTCCAGTGATGGTCAAACAAGAGGAGGTGACAGATCAGAGCCACGTAGCTTCTCAAAATCAGTTCATCATCAGCCACCAGACTATCAAGCAGCCAGAAACCCTGCAACATGTCCAGGCTGGAGCTCAGATCCTCCTGCCTGCATCCATTCCTGCCTCAGCAGTCACTATCCAGCTCCCTCCCAACAGCATCAAATTACACACTACTGTAAGCAGCGCAGCCACAGGCCTCATCCAGACCTCTGGACAGGTGCCACAGAAAATAGAGGCCTCAGCAGCATTACAACAGCAATGCAGCACTCAGACTCAGCCACTGACAAAG ACTTGGAGGATCGATTGTACAGCACAAAGCATACTCAACACATTCCCAGCGAGTGGATGTCCTGTGGGAGCCTCCTCTAGCCAAGCTGGTCCTAAAGGGCCTACAACCAAG TCTCCATGTTCGAACCAGCCAGCTTTGATTCTGCGGCAGCCAAAATTCACAGACCACGTGTCCAAGTGTAAAGACCCGCCCCGCTACGAGGATGCAGTGAAACAGACGCGCAGAATGCTAACAGCTGCTCAG GGACCCACTGCAGCTAGCCAGCAGATGGATGACCTGTTTGATGTGTTAATCGAGAGCGGTG AGATCTCCCCCTTCATCAGACAGGATCCTCCAAGCCTGGACAAGCCCCTCCCAGTGACAGCCAGCGTAACCACCCTTCCCATCAACACGGTTTTATCCCGCCCTCCACCTGTGGTCCAAGTGGCCCAGCTGCCTGCTGCCCCGCTCAACCCCTCAACCAGCTTGGCAGCCCTGAACTCGGACTCCCAGCTAGAAACGCTCCTGGATGGGACGCTGGCTGCCCACACTGAGCCGCCCACACTGAAGCTGATGGAGGAGCTACACTCACCTATAGTTAGCATGGAGCTGGActttaatgaaaacacacaacccTCTGCTTTGAACCTGCACAGCACCAACATGGACAATATGGATTGGCTGGACCTTACCCTGTCTGTGCCAGCAGAGAGTGTGAACCCTTTGGACATGTCAACGCCAGTGGGCGTCTTCTCGACTGACTTCCTGGACTCACATGAACTGCACTTGAACTGGGACTGA